From Halotia branconii CENA392, the proteins below share one genomic window:
- the dxs gene encoding 1-deoxy-D-xylulose-5-phosphate synthase, whose amino-acid sequence MHLSEITHPNQLHGLSIRQLQQIARQIRDKHLQTVAATGGHLGPGLGVVELTLGLYQTLDLDRDKVIWDVGHQAYPHKLITGRYSNFHTLRQKSGVAGYLKRCESKFDHFGAGHASTSISAALGMALARDLKGEKFKAVAVIGDGALTGGMALEAINHAGHLPKTNVLVVLNDNEMSISPNVGAIPRYLNKMRLSPPVQFIKDNFEEQFKQIPFVGESLSPELGRIKEGMKRLAVPKVGAVFEELGFTYIGPVDGHNLEELIATFQQAHQIPGPVLVHVATMKGKGYEIAEQDQVGYHAQSPFNLTTGKAVPSSKPKPPSYAKVFSHTLVKLAEHNPKIVGITAAMATGTGLDKLQVKLPNQYIDVGIAEQHAVTLAAGLAAEGMRPVAAIYSTFLQRAYDQIIHDVCIQNLPVFFCLDRAGIVGADGPTHQGMYDIAYLRCIPNMVMMAPKDEAELQRMIVTGINHTSGPIAMRFPRGNGHGVPLMEEGWEPLEIGKGEILRNGDDVLIVGYGTMVYPSMQAAEILSEHGIEATVINARFVKPLDTDLILPLAEKIGRVVTLEEGCVMGGFGSAVAEALLDADVVVPVKRIGIPDMLVDHATPDESKAALGLTSRQIAERVLKAFFEQQVSTVV is encoded by the coding sequence ATGCATCTGAGTGAAATCACCCATCCCAACCAGTTGCATGGTTTGTCGATCAGGCAATTGCAACAAATTGCTCGTCAGATTCGAGATAAGCATCTACAAACGGTAGCAGCAACTGGAGGACATCTAGGGCCTGGTTTAGGTGTTGTAGAGTTGACGCTAGGGCTTTACCAAACACTAGATTTAGATCGGGATAAAGTTATTTGGGATGTAGGACACCAAGCTTATCCCCATAAATTAATCACAGGACGCTATAGCAATTTCCATACCCTCAGGCAAAAATCAGGAGTTGCTGGCTATCTGAAGCGGTGTGAAAGCAAGTTCGATCATTTTGGTGCTGGACATGCTTCTACTAGTATTTCAGCTGCCTTGGGCATGGCTTTAGCGCGAGACTTGAAAGGAGAAAAATTTAAAGCAGTAGCTGTCATTGGTGATGGTGCTTTAACTGGAGGTATGGCTTTAGAAGCCATTAATCATGCGGGACACTTGCCCAAAACTAATGTGCTAGTTGTACTCAACGATAACGAGATGTCCATATCTCCTAATGTGGGCGCAATTCCTCGCTATCTCAACAAAATGCGCCTTAGTCCGCCAGTGCAGTTTATCAAAGACAACTTTGAAGAACAATTCAAGCAAATTCCCTTCGTTGGAGAGTCTCTATCTCCCGAACTCGGACGCATTAAAGAAGGGATGAAGCGCTTAGCTGTTCCTAAAGTAGGTGCAGTCTTTGAAGAACTAGGCTTTACCTATATAGGCCCAGTAGATGGACATAACTTAGAAGAATTGATTGCCACCTTCCAACAAGCACATCAAATACCAGGGCCAGTTTTAGTGCATGTGGCAACGATGAAGGGTAAAGGCTACGAAATTGCCGAACAAGATCAAGTCGGCTACCACGCCCAAAGTCCATTCAATTTGACAACTGGTAAAGCTGTACCTTCTAGCAAGCCCAAACCTCCCTCTTATGCCAAAGTCTTTTCTCACACTCTTGTCAAACTAGCTGAACACAATCCCAAAATTGTGGGGATTACGGCAGCAATGGCCACAGGCACAGGTTTAGATAAACTTCAGGTAAAACTGCCCAATCAATATATTGATGTCGGCATTGCCGAACAACATGCTGTCACCTTAGCAGCAGGACTCGCCGCCGAAGGAATGCGTCCCGTCGCCGCTATCTACTCTACCTTTTTACAACGGGCTTATGACCAGATAATTCACGATGTCTGTATCCAAAACCTACCAGTGTTTTTCTGCCTAGATAGGGCGGGAATTGTTGGTGCGGATGGCCCCACTCACCAAGGGATGTATGATATCGCCTATCTGCGTTGCATTCCCAATATGGTGATGATGGCCCCCAAAGACGAAGCAGAACTTCAACGCATGATTGTCACTGGTATTAATCACACCAGCGGGCCTATAGCTATGCGATTCCCCCGTGGGAATGGTCACGGCGTTCCTCTGATGGAAGAAGGCTGGGAACCTTTAGAAATTGGTAAAGGAGAAATTCTTCGCAATGGAGATGATGTCTTAATCGTCGGCTACGGCACAATGGTTTACCCTAGTATGCAAGCTGCGGAAATTCTCAGCGAACACGGTATTGAAGCCACTGTGATTAATGCCCGTTTTGTTAAGCCTTTGGATACCGACTTAATTTTGCCTTTGGCTGAGAAAATTGGACGGGTTGTTACCTTGGAAGAAGGTTGTGTCATGGGTGGCTTTGGTTCTGCGGTGGCAGAAGCATTACTGGATGCTGATGTTGTAGTGCCTGTGAAGCGAATTGGGATACCAGACATGTTAGTAGATCATGCAACACCAGATGAATCTAAGGCAGCCTTAGGTTTAACTAGTCGCCAAATAGCTGAAAGAGTTTTAAAAGCTTTCTTTGAGCAGCAAGTATCTACTGTTGTATAG
- a CDS encoding class II glutamine amidotransferase, producing MCQLLGMNCNVPTDICFSFEGFSARGGKTDHHSDGWGIAFFEGKGCRLFLDEKPAIDSPIAELVRCYPIHSTHVIAHIRKATQGKVALQNCHPFRRELWGRYWVFAHNGNLPDFEPENQRFFQPVGNTDSEKAFCVILETLRRNFPDGKPNLEQLYPVLRKVTENINLIGEFNYLLSDGEHFFAHCSTKLSYIVRQAPFAAAHLIDQDMTVDFREVTTERDRVAVIATTPLTDNEVWTKIPPGDLLVFQNGLPLSIDERSP from the coding sequence ATGTGTCAATTGCTGGGAATGAACTGTAATGTTCCAACCGATATTTGCTTTTCTTTTGAAGGGTTTTCGGCAAGGGGAGGCAAAACTGATCATCATAGTGATGGTTGGGGCATTGCTTTTTTTGAAGGAAAAGGCTGTCGGTTATTTTTAGATGAAAAACCTGCAATTGATTCTCCGATTGCAGAGTTAGTGCGGTGCTATCCTATCCACTCTACTCATGTGATTGCTCATATTCGCAAAGCTACCCAAGGTAAAGTCGCCCTTCAAAACTGCCATCCTTTTCGTAGAGAACTGTGGGGAAGATATTGGGTATTTGCTCATAATGGGAATTTACCAGACTTTGAGCCAGAAAATCAGCGGTTTTTTCAACCTGTAGGAAACACAGATAGTGAAAAGGCATTCTGTGTAATTTTAGAAACCTTACGACGAAACTTTCCTGACGGTAAGCCTAATTTAGAACAACTGTATCCTGTATTACGTAAAGTTACTGAAAATATAAATTTAATAGGCGAGTTTAATTACTTACTTTCTGATGGGGAACACTTTTTTGCCCATTGTTCAACTAAACTGAGCTATATTGTACGTCAAGCGCCTTTTGCTGCTGCTCACTTGATTGACCAAGATATGACTGTGGATTTTCGAGAGGTAACTACTGAGCGCGATCGCGTTGCTGTGATTGCTACTACTCCCCTCACAGACAACGAAGTCTGGACAAAAATCCCACCAGGAGATTTGCTGGTATTTCAAAATGGTTTGCCCTTGAGTATAGATGAGCGATCGCCATGA
- the thrC gene encoding threonine synthase, whose translation MTQATTIDNKTLNATLKALKCKECGAEYELEASHVCEFCFGPLEVKYDYNALRSTVSREKIQAGPNSIWRYRPFLPVATDNVIDVGTGMTPLVRSHRLARRLGLNKLYIKNDAVNMPTLSFKDRVVSVALSRARELGFTTVSCASTGNLANSTAAIAAHAGLDCCVFIPADLEAGKILGSLVYSPTLMAVKGNYDQVNRLCSEVANTHGWGFVNINLRPYYSEGSKTLGFEVAEQLGWELPDHIVAPLASGSLFTKIYKGFQEFVEVGLVEAKSVRFSGAQAEGCSPIAEAFKEKRDFIKPVKPNTIAKSIAIGNPADGVYAVDIANKTNGNIESVNDAEIIDGIKLLAETEGIFTETAGGTTVAVLKKLVEAGKIDPDETTVVYITGNGLKTQEAVQGYIGEPLTIDAKLDSFERALERSRTLDRLEWQQVLV comes from the coding sequence ATGACTCAAGCAACAACCATAGACAATAAAACGCTCAATGCTACTTTAAAAGCCTTGAAATGTAAGGAATGTGGCGCGGAATATGAACTCGAAGCTAGTCATGTTTGTGAGTTTTGCTTTGGCCCTTTAGAAGTTAAGTACGACTACAACGCCCTACGTTCAACTGTCAGCCGTGAAAAAATTCAAGCCGGGCCAAATTCAATTTGGCGTTACCGTCCCTTTTTACCAGTGGCAACTGACAATGTCATAGATGTGGGAACTGGTATGACTCCATTAGTTCGTTCCCATCGTTTGGCGCGTCGTTTGGGTTTAAATAAGCTTTATATTAAAAATGATGCCGTGAATATGCCCACCCTTAGTTTCAAAGATCGGGTGGTGTCAGTGGCTTTAAGTCGGGCAAGGGAATTAGGTTTCACTACTGTTTCTTGCGCTAGTACTGGTAATTTGGCAAATTCCACAGCGGCGATCGCAGCTCATGCTGGTTTAGACTGTTGTGTATTCATCCCCGCAGATTTGGAAGCAGGTAAAATTCTCGGTAGCTTGGTTTACAGTCCTACTCTCATGGCTGTGAAAGGTAATTACGATCAAGTCAATCGCCTGTGTTCGGAAGTCGCAAATACACATGGTTGGGGTTTTGTCAATATTAATTTGCGCCCATACTATTCTGAAGGTTCCAAAACTTTAGGGTTTGAAGTTGCTGAACAACTCGGTTGGGAACTACCTGACCATATTGTTGCGCCTCTGGCTTCTGGTTCATTGTTTACTAAGATCTATAAAGGTTTCCAAGAGTTTGTAGAAGTTGGTTTGGTGGAAGCGAAGAGTGTACGTTTCAGTGGCGCTCAAGCTGAAGGTTGTTCCCCCATTGCTGAAGCCTTCAAAGAAAAGCGCGACTTTATTAAACCAGTCAAACCAAATACAATTGCTAAATCCATTGCGATCGGTAATCCCGCAGATGGCGTTTATGCTGTAGATATAGCGAACAAAACTAACGGTAATATTGAATCAGTCAATGATGCAGAAATTATTGACGGCATCAAGCTACTGGCAGAAACCGAAGGTATCTTCACAGAAACAGCCGGTGGTACAACTGTGGCTGTGCTGAAGAAATTGGTAGAAGCTGGCAAGATTGATCCAGATGAAACTACTGTGGTTTACATTACTGGCAATGGTTTGAAAACCCAAGAAGCAGTACAAGGTTACATTGGTGAACCTTTGACAATTGATGCTAAACTAGATAGCTTTGAGCGTGCCTTAGAGCGATCGCGTACACTTGATCGCTTGGAATGGCAACAAGTCCTCGTTTAA
- a CDS encoding serine/threonine protein kinase, whose amino-acid sequence MLQTEQILQDRYQIQSQLGNNGIRQTWLAKDLQATNAEKSLVVVKLLAFGGTVQWDDLKLFEREAQILKHLNHPRIPRYFDYFCIDDRTLWFGLVQEYIPGESLKEKLAVGKRFTEKQVKKIAAEILNILIYLHEMNPGVLHRDIKPSNLIWGEDNRIYLVDFGAVQDKAAKEGVTFTVVGTYGYAPMEQFGGRAVPASDLYALGASLIHLLTGIPPAELPQQDLRLQFAERVNLSPSFAQWLQKLIEPAPEQRFTSARQALDVLKSGLVVKPKSQKIINNSGCGINNHHELIPDEIQGWNWGAFLLPWLWLWTNQVWLGLFCFVPQIGWVMAIAMGAKGNEWAWKSRQWRSIEQFKAHQRGWAIAGMLIGAPISIMMWVGAIALLTSVL is encoded by the coding sequence ATGCTGCAAACAGAACAGATCTTACAAGACCGTTATCAAATCCAAAGCCAACTCGGCAATAATGGAATCCGTCAAACTTGGCTAGCAAAAGATTTACAAGCTACTAATGCCGAAAAATCGCTAGTTGTGGTCAAACTCTTGGCCTTTGGCGGTACTGTACAATGGGATGACCTAAAACTCTTTGAACGAGAAGCACAGATTCTCAAACACCTCAACCATCCCCGGATTCCCCGGTATTTTGATTATTTTTGTATTGATGACCGCACACTCTGGTTTGGCTTGGTACAAGAATACATTCCTGGTGAGTCGCTGAAGGAAAAACTTGCTGTTGGTAAAAGATTTACTGAAAAACAAGTTAAGAAAATTGCTGCTGAAATTTTAAATATTCTCATATATTTGCATGAGATGAATCCTGGTGTATTGCATCGGGATATAAAACCAAGCAATTTAATTTGGGGTGAAGATAATCGGATTTATTTAGTGGATTTTGGTGCAGTTCAAGATAAGGCTGCCAAAGAGGGCGTGACATTTACCGTTGTGGGTACTTATGGTTACGCACCTATGGAACAATTTGGTGGTCGGGCGGTTCCAGCATCGGATCTTTATGCTTTAGGAGCAAGTTTGATTCATTTGTTAACTGGGATTCCTCCTGCTGAATTACCCCAACAAGATTTGCGATTACAATTTGCTGAGCGAGTTAACTTAAGTCCCAGTTTCGCTCAATGGCTGCAAAAGTTAATAGAACCAGCACCAGAACAACGTTTTACTAGCGCTCGTCAAGCTTTAGATGTGTTGAAATCTGGTCTTGTTGTCAAACCTAAAAGTCAAAAAATCATTAATAATTCTGGCTGTGGAATTAATAATCATCATGAACTAATCCCTGATGAAATTCAGGGATGGAATTGGGGAGCGTTTTTACTACCTTGGTTGTGGTTGTGGACAAACCAAGTTTGGTTGGGATTATTTTGTTTTGTACCCCAAATTGGTTGGGTAATGGCGATCGCAATGGGTGCAAAAGGTAACGAATGGGCTTGGAAAAGTAGACAGTGGCGCAGTATTGAACAATTCAAAGCTCATCAAAGAGGCTGGGCGATCGCTGGTATGTTAATTGGTGCGCCTATCAGTATCATGATGTGGGTTGGAGCGATCGCTTTGCTGACAAGTGTTTTGTAA
- the msrA gene encoding peptide-methionine (S)-S-oxide reductase MsrA, with amino-acid sequence MALFGFGKKSVMPTPEEALSGRTQPISVPDRHYVNQNQLKPPYPEGLEKALFGLGCFWGAERKFWQLKGVYTTAVGYAAGYTPNPTYEEVCSGRTGHNEVVLVVFDPQLISYAELLKVFWESHNPTQGMRQGNDTGTQYRSGIYVYSESQRQLAQASKDTYQQALNGAGYGEITTEILDAPELYYAEAYHQQYLAKNPNGYCGLGGTNVSCPVGVVESPVN; translated from the coding sequence ATGGCACTATTTGGATTTGGCAAAAAGTCGGTTATGCCCACTCCTGAAGAAGCTTTATCAGGAAGAACGCAGCCGATATCCGTACCTGACCGTCATTACGTTAATCAGAATCAACTGAAACCTCCTTATCCCGAAGGATTGGAGAAAGCATTGTTTGGTTTGGGCTGTTTTTGGGGTGCAGAACGCAAATTTTGGCAACTCAAAGGAGTTTACACAACCGCAGTGGGCTATGCTGCGGGTTACACGCCTAACCCTACCTATGAAGAAGTATGTAGCGGTAGGACTGGTCATAATGAAGTAGTTTTGGTTGTATTCGATCCGCAACTGATTAGTTATGCAGAACTACTTAAGGTCTTCTGGGAAAGCCACAACCCTACCCAAGGAATGCGCCAAGGTAATGACACTGGAACCCAATACCGTTCTGGAATTTATGTGTATTCTGAAAGTCAAAGACAACTAGCACAAGCATCAAAAGATACTTATCAGCAAGCTCTCAACGGTGCAGGTTACGGAGAAATTACTACAGAAATCTTAGATGCACCTGAGTTATACTATGCCGAAGCCTACCATCAGCAGTATCTAGCCAAAAATCCCAACGGGTACTGTGGTTTAGGAGGAACTAATGTCTCTTGTCCTGTGGGCGTAGTTGAATCGCCAGTAAATTAA
- a CDS encoding peroxiredoxin, with translation MALRLGDTVPNFTQASTHGDINFYDWAGDSWVVLFSHPADFTPVCTTELGTVAKLKPEFDKRNVKAIALSVDDVESHNGWVGDIEETQSATLNYPILADSDHKVSDLYDMIHPNANASLTVRSVFVIDPDKKLRLSFTYPPSTGRNFDELLRVIDSLQLTDNYSVATPADWKDGDDCVIVPSLKDPEVLKQKFPKGYQEVKPYLRMTPQPNK, from the coding sequence ATGGCTCTCCGTCTCGGTGATACAGTACCTAACTTTACGCAAGCCTCCACACATGGCGACATCAATTTTTACGATTGGGCAGGTGACAGCTGGGTAGTGCTGTTTTCTCACCCTGCTGACTTCACACCTGTTTGCACAACAGAATTAGGAACCGTTGCCAAACTCAAACCAGAGTTTGACAAGCGTAATGTCAAAGCGATCGCTCTCAGCGTTGACGATGTAGAATCCCATAATGGTTGGGTAGGAGACATCGAAGAAACTCAAAGCGCCACTCTCAACTACCCAATTTTGGCAGATTCAGATCATAAAGTTTCTGATCTTTACGATATGATTCATCCTAATGCCAATGCATCTTTGACAGTGCGATCGGTTTTTGTCATTGACCCCGATAAAAAACTACGTCTGAGTTTTACCTACCCCCCCAGCACTGGACGCAACTTTGATGAACTTCTGCGGGTAATCGATTCTCTGCAATTAACTGATAATTACAGTGTAGCCACACCAGCTGACTGGAAAGACGGCGATGATTGCGTCATCGTTCCCTCACTCAAAGATCCAGAAGTCCTAAAGCAGAAATTCCCCAAAGGCTACCAAGAAGTCAAACCCTATTTGCGGATGACTCCTCAGCCCAACAAGTAA
- a CDS encoding S-layer homology domain-containing protein: protein MRRFLSTLSLVALVQYIPLSVQAQVVKPASGMPSDPIQQVVAAKLMTNSPDGNFYPERMLNRAELASIMVKVFKLDKRQAVSQENLVIPDVPASHWAFKDIQTVLKTDIMKGYRGNLFFPNQRVTRAEGLAIFAQAYGVFQFADDTVNETLAPYPDAASVPNWARKAIATVIAEGFINTDAQNNISPLRPMTRGDMAYVLSKYLQRQQQLPETPEVPSVPDSPESP, encoded by the coding sequence ATGCGTAGGTTTCTCAGTACTCTTTCCCTAGTGGCATTAGTACAATACATACCACTAAGTGTCCAAGCTCAAGTAGTCAAACCTGCTTCTGGGATGCCATCTGATCCCATTCAACAGGTAGTTGCTGCCAAGTTGATGACCAATTCACCTGACGGCAACTTTTATCCTGAAAGAATGCTAAATCGGGCAGAACTAGCCTCGATTATGGTGAAAGTATTTAAACTGGATAAAAGACAAGCTGTTAGCCAAGAAAATTTAGTGATTCCAGATGTACCAGCATCTCATTGGGCATTTAAAGATATTCAGACAGTTCTCAAAACTGACATCATGAAAGGCTATCGAGGTAACTTGTTTTTCCCTAATCAAAGGGTAACGCGGGCTGAGGGTTTAGCCATTTTTGCTCAAGCTTATGGTGTATTTCAGTTTGCTGATGACACTGTAAACGAAACCCTTGCTCCATATCCAGATGCAGCGTCTGTTCCTAATTGGGCCAGAAAAGCGATCGCCACAGTCATTGCAGAAGGATTTATTAACACAGATGCCCAAAACAATATATCTCCCTTACGACCAATGACCCGTGGGGATATGGCGTATGTGTTGAGTAAATATTTACAAAGACAGCAGCAGCTACCGGAAACCCCGGAAGTTCCTAGTGTCCCCGATAGCCCAGAATCCCCTTAG
- a CDS encoding CoA-acylating methylmalonate-semialdehyde dehydrogenase encodes MNTISILPNYINGQWCASKATDYLEVINPATAEVLAQVPLSLALELNEAATAAAVAFTTWRRTPPTERVQYLFKLKNLLEAHFEDLARTITLECGKTLAESQGEMRRAIENVEVACGIPMMMQGTNLEDIAKGIDEIMIRQPLGVAAVICPFNFPGMIPFWFLPYAIACGNTYIVKPSEKVPLTMQKVFQLLEKTGLPKGVINLVNGTKEVVDAILDHPQIRAISFVGSTPVAKYIYSRGAANGKRLQCQGGAKNPIIILPDADIEMTTRIAADSAFGCAGQRCLAASIAVTVGTARQTFTEAIAETAKKRIVGNGLDQSVQMGPVITAQSKTRIEELIQKGADEGANLLVDGRHPNITGYENGNFIRPTILQNVQPAGEIARTEIFGPVLSLIHLDTIDQAIALVNSGQYGNMACLFTTSGAAARKFRYEAEAGNIGINIGVAAPMAFFPFSGWKDSFFGDLHGQSNHAVEFFTQTKVIVERWPSDWSRQF; translated from the coding sequence ATGAACACAATTTCTATCTTACCTAACTATATTAATGGTCAGTGGTGTGCATCTAAAGCTACAGATTATTTAGAGGTGATCAACCCAGCTACAGCAGAAGTTCTGGCTCAAGTGCCTCTATCACTAGCATTGGAGTTAAATGAAGCTGCCACAGCCGCCGCAGTAGCTTTTACAACATGGCGACGTACCCCACCGACAGAACGAGTCCAGTATTTATTTAAACTCAAGAATTTATTAGAAGCACATTTTGAAGATTTAGCTCGTACGATTACCCTGGAATGTGGTAAGACTTTGGCGGAATCGCAAGGCGAGATGCGCCGGGCAATTGAAAACGTGGAAGTCGCTTGTGGTATTCCCATGATGATGCAGGGAACTAATTTAGAAGATATCGCTAAAGGGATTGATGAGATAATGATTCGTCAACCTTTAGGAGTGGCGGCAGTAATTTGTCCCTTCAATTTTCCGGGGATGATTCCCTTTTGGTTTTTACCTTATGCGATCGCCTGTGGTAATACTTACATTGTCAAGCCTTCGGAAAAAGTGCCGTTGACGATGCAAAAAGTTTTTCAGTTACTGGAAAAAACGGGTCTACCCAAAGGAGTGATCAATTTAGTTAACGGCACTAAAGAAGTTGTAGATGCTATTTTAGACCATCCTCAAATTCGGGCGATTAGTTTTGTCGGTTCTACGCCAGTAGCTAAATATATATATAGTCGGGGAGCAGCCAACGGTAAACGATTACAATGCCAAGGAGGCGCAAAAAATCCCATTATTATTTTACCAGATGCAGACATCGAAATGACTACCAGAATCGCCGCTGATAGTGCTTTTGGTTGTGCTGGACAGCGCTGCTTAGCCGCCTCAATTGCAGTCACAGTCGGCACAGCCCGTCAAACTTTTACAGAAGCGATCGCCGAAACTGCTAAAAAGCGGATAGTAGGTAACGGTTTAGACCAAAGTGTGCAAATGGGGCCAGTAATCACTGCCCAAAGTAAGACACGAATTGAAGAATTAATTCAAAAGGGTGCAGACGAAGGTGCAAACTTGTTAGTAGATGGACGGCATCCCAATATTACTGGTTATGAAAATGGTAACTTTATCCGTCCCACAATTTTGCAAAATGTCCAGCCAGCCGGGGAAATTGCTCGTACAGAGATTTTTGGGCCAGTGTTGAGCTTAATACATTTAGATACTATTGATCAGGCGATCGCTTTAGTAAATAGCGGTCAATATGGCAACATGGCTTGTTTATTCACTACTAGCGGTGCAGCGGCTCGTAAATTCCGTTACGAAGCAGAGGCAGGTAATATTGGTATTAATATTGGCGTTGCTGCACCAATGGCGTTTTTCCCGTTTAGTGGTTGGAAAGATAGCTTTTTTGGTGATTTACATGGGCAAAGCAACCACGCAGTCGAGTTTTTTACTCAAACTAAAGTCATTGTTGAACGTTGGCCTAGTGATTGGTCACGTCAATTTTAA
- a CDS encoding MoaD/ThiS family protein: MAVTVLVPTALQKFTNNQATLECNGRNISELFDSLEQNCPGIKSRLCDEQGQPRRFLNLYVNSEDIRFLEGTATALKDGDEVSIVPAVAGG, translated from the coding sequence ATGGCTGTAACAGTTTTAGTTCCTACTGCTCTTCAGAAATTTACCAATAATCAAGCTACCCTAGAATGTAATGGTAGAAATATTTCTGAATTATTTGATTCTTTAGAGCAAAATTGTCCAGGTATCAAATCGCGGTTGTGTGATGAACAAGGACAACCACGACGCTTCTTAAATTTGTATGTAAATAGCGAAGATATCCGCTTTTTGGAAGGGACAGCTACAGCCTTAAAAGATGGTGATGAAGTGAGTATTGTCCCTGCTGTTGCAGGTGGTTGA
- a CDS encoding Uma2 family endonuclease: MLSSPLVLQIPSSIQMTDEQFFEFCQVNRDLRIERHKLGEISIMPPTGGTTGNRGGNIFGQLWVWSEQDGTGITFDSSTGFKLSTGANRSPDASWVKLERWNALLAEEQEKFAPICPDFLVELRSPSDNLQSLQEKMEEYMQEPGIQLGWLIDRKQRQVYIYRPGKPEECLDNPASVSGDLVLPGFVLNMSKIW, translated from the coding sequence ATGCTTTCATCTCCCTTGGTATTGCAAATTCCCTCATCAATACAAATGACAGATGAACAGTTCTTCGAGTTCTGTCAAGTGAATCGTGACTTACGCATTGAACGTCATAAACTAGGAGAAATATCAATTATGCCACCGACAGGAGGGACAACAGGTAATAGAGGAGGCAATATATTCGGCCAATTGTGGGTGTGGTCAGAACAAGATGGTACAGGTATAACCTTCGACTCCAGCACTGGATTTAAATTATCAACAGGTGCAAATCGATCGCCTGATGCTTCTTGGGTTAAACTAGAACGGTGGAATGCTCTTTTAGCCGAAGAACAAGAAAAATTTGCTCCCATTTGTCCAGATTTTTTAGTTGAACTTAGATCTCCTAGCGATAACCTCCAATCTTTGCAAGAAAAAATGGAGGAATATATGCAAGAGCCAGGAATCCAGTTAGGCTGGTTAATTGACCGCAAACAGCGTCAAGTTTATATTTATCGTCCAGGAAAACCAGAGGAGTGTCTGGATAATCCTGCTAGTGTTAGCGGCGATTTGGTATTGCCTGGGTTTGTCCTGAATATGAGTAAAATCTGGTGA